From the genome of Oncorhynchus gorbuscha isolate QuinsamMale2020 ecotype Even-year linkage group LG18, OgorEven_v1.0, whole genome shotgun sequence:
GAGGCAGCCAATGGACTTTAAGTTTCCCTATTAGTCAACACTAAATTATCTCTCCCATACCTGGCTCTCTGCAACTAATTCAGCCCTGACAATGTCCCTGTCTCATCCGTCATCGTTATGAGGGGCTGCTTCccattgtgcactactttggaccagtgccctatgtagggtgccatttgggatacagaccaGTTCTGATCATTATTTTCTGTTGAAAATTGGGCTTGGCTCTCCTGTCGGGACTTGTCTTGTCAAGGTGTGCTTCCCGGTAGGAGGCTCTGATGACACCTCTTCATGCTCTCAGGAACACGACAGTGACTCAGATCATGACCAACCGTTCTGACACTATTGTCTGTGTCTGGGGGAAAAAATAGACCTTTTTTATTGAGACTGACACAAAACAAACacagggtgtggtgtgtgttatgtCTGTTCCCAAATGAAATCAATAATAATGCAATTTCTCACACTCAGGTTGAGTTTGTGTTGCTAGAAGGTAGACCAGTGAGATGAATACACTGGGCTGGTGAGGCTTTAAGAATGTGTTGTGAAAGAGTAGGAACTATAGAAAAGCAGCATTGCGTAACAAACATTTGAGAACAATTTCCATGTCCCAGCATGTAAGGCAGGATAGATTTTTGTTAAACAATATTTCAAAATGAAGGGAAAATAAAATGAACTCAATGAGGGTTCATGGAACTTGGTAGATTTGGAGGGAATGAGGACCAATTGACTCTGAATTACTAACTAATATaatatgtatactgaacaaatatatgAATGCAacatttaaccttttatttaactaggcaagtcaattaacaacaaattcttatttacaatgacggccgaggaacagtgggttaactgccttgtttaggggtagaatgactgatttttaccttgtcagctctgggattcgatcttgcaaccttttcagttactggcccaacgccctaaccactaggctacctgccgccccagtgatTCAAtattttcaaagattttactgagttaatactcatataaggaaatcagtcaattgaaataaattcatttggCCTTAATCTACGGATTCCACATGACTAGGCTGGGGTGCAGCCATGGATGGGCCTTGGTGGCCACAGGCCCACCCaattggcagccaggcccacacaCTGGGGGTGAGTTTCaatcccacaaaagggctttattacagacataaatagtcctctgcaccccccccccccccccccgacaaaTTCTAAAAATTACATTGGGGGcagcttatgatagagaaatgaacatgcaacaggtctggtgaacattcctgcagtcagcatgccaattggatgctccctcaaaacttgacatctgtggcattgtgttgtgtgacaaactgcACACTTTaaaagtggcattttattgtccccagcacaaggtgcacctgtgtaatgatcatgttgtgtcttcatatgccacacctgtctggtggatggattatcttggcaaatgagaaatgctcactaaaagggatgtaaacaaattagtcctccaaatttgagagaaatcaaCTTTTTGTACATTTGGAAAACTTTTTTATTTtgtctcatgaaacatgggaacaacactttatatgttgcgttttatatttttggaTACAATTTGTATgtctgcatccagtatgaaggaagttagtggtagttttgcaagccaatgctaactagtgttaatgcaatgactggaagtctacgaTAACAAACTGCCAGTCATTGCGATAACGCTagttagtaataataataataataatatatgccatttagcagacgcttttatccaaagcgacttacagtcatgtgtgcatacattctacgtatgggtggtcctgcacgcatacataaaaatggtatccacgagttcatcggactctggggaagtagagaaAGGGATTAATTGACAAAATCTCGAAGTATTCCtttaacatacagtgcattcggaaagtagtcagaccccttccctttttccacatgttgttacgttacatcctattctaaaattgattcaattaaaAAAATTCCTCATAAATCTACATACACtattccataatgacaaagcattaatggttttttagacatgtttgaaaatgtataaaaaaattaaTAACTAAAATAtcagtatttagaccctttgctatgagactcgaaattgagctcaggtgcatcctgttagcATTGTTCacccttgatgtttctacaacttcattggagtccacctgtggtaaattcaattcattggacatgatttggaaaggcacaactCCTGgctttataaggtcccacagttgaccgtgcatgtcagagctaaaagtcgaaggaattgtccgtatagctccgagacaggattgtgtcgagacaccaatctggggaagggtaccaaaacatttctgcagcattgaaggtcttcaagaacacagtggcctccatcattccatcatagaagaattttggaaccaccaagactcacaAGAGCAGGccgtctggccaaactgagcaatcggggagaagggcctttggtcaggggggtgaccaagaacccgatgataaCTCTGGCAGAGcgccagaattcctctgtggagatgggagaaccttccagaaggacaaccacctcagcggcactctaccaatcaggcctttatggtagtggccagacggaagccactcctcagtaaaaaaggcacatgacagcacgcttggagtttgccaaaagacaccgcAAGGACTCTCAgacgatgagaaacaagattatctggtctgatgaaaccaagattgaactatttggcctgaatgccaatcatcactatggcaccatccctacggtgaagcatggtggtggtagcatcctgctgtggggatgtttttcagctgcagggacttgGAGAATTGTCAGGATTAAAggaaacggagcaaagtacagagagatccttgatgaaaacctgctccagagcgtccAGGATCtcggactggggtgaaggttcaccttccaacaggagaaggacctgaagcacacagccaagacaacgcaggagtggcttcgggagaagtctctgattgtccttgagcaacccagtcagagcccggatttgaacgtctctggagagacctgaaaatagctgtgcagctacactccccatccaacctgacggaacttgagaggatctgcagagaagaatgggagaaactcccaaatacaggtgtgccaagcttgtagcgtcatacccaagtagAATCAACAAAGTATATGAGAGTAAGAGtatgaatagttatgtaaatgtgatatttcagtttgattttttaaattgcaaaaaaatctaaaacctTTTTTGTTTtgattagggggtattgtgtgtagattgatgagcggGAATGTttgtttaatccatttcagaataaggctgtaacgtaaaaaaaaattgaaagtCAAGGTGTCTGTATGCTTTCTGAATTAACTGTACATTTATTTTTGTTGTGTTGCATTAACAGAATATGATCCCTCACATTTGAACCAGCTTACATCTGGTGTCTTTTTTCCATGTCATATAGGAGCTGACTGGTCGGCTGTCTGCAGACTACCCTTTGCTGCCTGGGGAGAAGCCACCTCAAATCCGCCAACGAATCGGAGCTGCCTTCAAACTAGAAGAGCAGAGCATCCCACAGGGAGCAGTGGTAAAGAGCCTGACAGGGTTTAGGCATGGACCATATTATAATTTACACTGACTATCCCTTTAACAGTAGTTGTAAAAGCCAGGTGTACTTAGTACTGAAGGCCACTCCCGTGGTTCCCCTTGGAGAAATATTATGTTTCTCAATTCAAGCCATCGTCCTACCTTCCTTGCCACCAATCATCAATAATCGAGCTTCTTTCATCGTAAGAGCCAGGAAGAGATCTTTCATGTTCAGCCACTCATGTTTGCCCAACCTCCTTTTTGTCACATCCTGTAGAACTCTGAGCTGAACTCTGTGGAAGCTGAGCTATCCCTGCAGTTGCAGATACACAAAGCAGTCCAAAGACTGTGCTGTGAGGAACACCAGAGCAAGGCGGTGAAGAGAAGCCGGTTACAGCAGTGCAAGCGTGAGGAGAAGAAAGTCAAACAACTGCAGGACACAGCGTTTCAGCTGCGCCTACAGCATGGGCGGTCTTCACCACGGCCAGACTGCACCAGCACACAGAGAGGTGAGCGCCGCCCTGCTGGCCAACTGATAAAATAACATTGAAATCTTTCCTCTCTGACCTGAGAGGAATAGAATTCCAGTGCCCTTCCCATGGATTAATACGGTTGTTCGACTATGCTTTTGTTTTCAGATCAGGGCACTTCTGATGATAGCTCTCTGTCGGATTCGGCATTGCTCGACGAAGGTTAGAGTCACTGTGCAAAAATTTGTCTTGTAAAAGTTATTGATAAGCATGTTATGACAATACCACCAAAGTACCTAATAACACTCTGAATTCAATTGTATCTTTACTTTTCTCCAGTAGAGGTGATTAGTCAGTCATCTCAACCATCCGTGGAGCTCCCTCACCTAGGAGGACCAGCAGATCCTCCCCAGCCTCCCCTTGACCCCTCACACCCCCCTGGGCCTAGCCCCCACGAGTCTCCCACTACTACTCCAACCCTGGAGGAGCTACAGTCTCTTTTCAACACCAGCCTGGAATTGGAGCCCCCTCCCATCGAGCACTCGCCCTGGACAGAGTCCAGTCTGGACCAGCCTTACCAGAAGACCAAGAAGAAGTCACACTCTGGTAGCAGAAAGTCAAGGTAAAGGCCAAGGGAGAACCCACTGTGCCTCCTGTAATTTTATATGAACACTACCCTTGAATTTATTGTACAGGAAAGCCCAAGAATAGCTATAATTTAAGCTTCACAGGTTGGTGAAAGCTCTCTTAAACACAAGTCATTATGGCTTGGTAATTGTTTCCATGTAGCCTAATATAAGATTAACTTGGCTTTTTGAATTCATGCAGCTCCATAGTTGAACCCAAATAGATCTACCTTTATGAAAAACCACAAGATCAGGAATCTGCTTTGACAGCACTTATATGAAACTTAAACTCCATTTGATATTTGAAAAATGAGAGTTCCTTTTCAAGTGGTTTCGCTCAAGTTGGCATTAATACGTACCTTGTTATTTTGGGGTGGAAATTACTTGGGAACATTCTGATTCAAGTTGTGACTCGTCTGAGTGAAAGCTCGAATAGACTGATACAAGGGCTCATGGAACAGGTTCAAGCGTGCAAAGTACACGCACTCATTTGGCCAACTCATGGCTCTCCTCTGAATAAAAAAATCTTTGGGGTTTAGTCATTAACCcagttctctctccttcctgtccatGTTATTACCTTTCTGCAGTAGTCCAGCCACGACCCCTGTGTTGCCTCCTGTGGACACCTGTTGTAGAGACACGGCCCTGACACTGCAGTTCTCCTCCCATCTCAAACTGAGCTACACCCAGTCCAACAGCGCCCCATCCACCCCGGAGATGCACCTTCGCCGCCAGCTCTCTCTCAGGTCATCAAATTAAAATGTGTTACATTTTGGTAGTTGTTCTTCGAGCGActtagtcagtgcattcaactaaggtaaaTAAGACATCCACATCTCACAGTCACACAACACCACTGTCCATTAGTATATCTCATTCACACTGTCGCCACACCGCTTGAATCTTGAGACTGTATATTACAAATTAGTGTTGAGTTTGTACTGTTTTGGCCTTGTTTTTAATGCTTCTATGTAATATTGTAGACTTCCCAACAGTGAGCCTCCGTTGAACCTGGATAAGGATCGAGGACGTACCCGTGTTCCCAGGAGGCTACTAACGGATTACGTGGTAACGTCTCCAGGCGAGTCCCCTGTCCTGAGGGCAGGCTACGGAAATCCCATATACCATTCCAGCTCTGAGACTGAGGACAGTAACTCTGAACACTCTGCCCCATCCTACACCAGTTCACCATGTCGTGAGATGCCTTGTGACCTGCCCAGGCAGTCTCAGCTCACCTATAAGTACCAACACTCCAGCCCCAATGACAATCATCGACCAATGGCCTACCCCCCAGGCCCCGGCTTCTACCAGAACCCCCAGCACCAGTCCAACCCCAGCTTCCACAGGGGTTACTATGACGACAGGATGGTCTACCCTTCAGAGATGGACATGACCAGGCTGTATCATGGCACCCCGCTCCCCTGTCACCCCAGCCAGTATGAACACTGGTACGAGGAGGCCCCTTTGCACCCCCAGCGGGCTCTCAGGTCCCTGCCCCCTCACATCAGACTGTCCCGCGCCCCTTCGCTCCGGGAGTACCCTCACCACCCATCCAGAGGCCTCCCCCAGCAGGTGGTAAACGAAGAGCTCAAGTCGTGGCACCAGCGCAAACAGTTCAGACCTCGCTCCCTGGACAGACAGGGCGAGGCCAGGGTGAGGAGTGTACAGTCACCTCTCACCCAGCACAACAAGTACCATGAACAGGTAAACTGCCACAATGGCACTTCACTCTCTAAATGACTATAGTTGCTCAATATGAAGTTACTGTCTTTGCAGAAGTACTGTTAGCACCAGGCAGGTTCCCTGTAACTGAATATCACTGGATTATATTACTGTCAGGTCGGTGTCAGTCGGTGCACCGCAGGCTTTAGAGAAGGGGATTTCTAATCAGTTAAGATGGATGATACGGAGGTGCTGTGTCCAGACCTGTCTGCAAGTTCCATCGAATCAACAGAACTCTTTTAAAATGTTTGTGTCGTATATTAATGCGGTCTTTACAAGTTAGCTTACTTTTCCAAACTCACACAGTTCAATAGAACACAATCACACCTGACAAACAAACAAGTATTACCTCCATGAACTAGTAAGCAAACTAATGTGAGGACAGGACAACACACAAGTCTTCAATGATACTCGTCTCAGCACGATTTATGACGGGGaaggcaaccctgttcctggagtgtcACAGGTACTGCAGGATTTTGTCCCAACTAGACACCACACGGAACAACTAAGGTAATTGATCGGTTCAGTGATTTGCCTAAAGCACTCCTGGTGTTCCAGGTTGGTTAAATCAAAAGCATGAAGTACCTGCTGCACTCCAGGACAAGGGATGCCTACCTGTTTTATGACTTTCAATCTACATACAGTACCCCAAAATGACAACGCgaaaacaacatgttttaaaaaaaaatttgcaaatgtattaaaaatacaaaacagaacTTCATATTAAAAATACTAAaccatattcagaccctttgctataagactcaaTTGAGATAaggtgtttccattgatcatccttgatgtttctacaacttgattgtctacctgtggtaaattcaattgatcggacatgatttggaaaggcacgcacctgtctatataaggtcccacagttgacagtgcatgtcagagcaaattccaagccatgaggtcgaaggaattgtccgtagaactccgAGAACAGgattgtcgaggcacagatctggggaagggtaccaaaaatgtctgcagcattggaggtccccaagaacacagtgacctccatcattcttgaatggaaacagttttgaaccaccaagactcttcctagagctgtcagCACTGCCAAACTgcgcaatcaggggagaaggggctTGGTCAGGGGGGTGACCAAAAACCTAATGGTCACACTAACAGAGCtgaagagttcctctgtggagatgggagaaccttccagaaggacaaccatctctgcagcactccaccaatcaggccattatggtagagtggccagacggaagccactcgctagtaaaaggcacatgacaacctgcTTCGAgctttccaaaaggcacctaaaggactttcagaccatgcaaaacaagattatctggtctgattaAAACAATATTgacctctttggcctgaatgccgagcatcacgtctggaggaaacttggcaccatccctatggtgaagcgtggtggtggcagcatcatgctgtggggatgtttgttagcggcagggactgggagactagtcaggatcgagggaaagatgaacatagcaaagtacagagatcctagatgaaaacctgtaccagagcgttcaggacctcagactggggtgaaggttcaccttccaacaggtcaacgtccataagcacacagccaacaaaACACAGGAGCAGCTTTGGGACAAgtcactgaatgtccttgagtagcccagccagagcccagacttgaacacgatcgatcatctctggagagaccagaaaatagctgtgcagcaacgctccccatccaacctgacaggagcttgagaggatctgtagagaagaattggagaaactctccaaatacaggtgtgcaaagcatacccaagaagactcaaggctgtaattgctgccaaaggttcttcaaaaaATACTGAATccttatgttaatgtgatatttcagttaaaaaaaatatacgtttgcaaaaaaatgtgtctaaaaacctgtttgggatttgtgattatggggtattgtgtgtagattgatgggggtaAAAAAtggtttaatccattttagaataaggctgtaacgtctcaaaatgtggaaaaagtcaaggggtagtATCTTTTGAGTTCAGATACAGTTAAAGAAAATCTATGGAGGCAGGTGGTGAGTCAATGTGATTTTTAAGACCTTGAAATGATTATAAAATGCGAGGCAATGGGTATCCTgagttttatttatttgtatttttttattctcCCCCGCAGAGGGTAAGGTGTGGGAATGTTCATGCATGAGAGGAAGACCCAGGTGCCACATTCCTGTATCGTTTTACTGTCTACCCTTCAGCGATGATTTATATTGCCAGCTGTTGAAAAAGCATGGGCAGCTGTAGTACAGTACGGTACAGTACTGGATCTAATATtttgcagcagcagtagtagtagtatcagcagtAGCAGCAATTCTTAATTTCAGGGGATGGTCTGATCACAGCAAGTAAAGGAGGTTTGAGAGACATTCAGACAGCTGCAGTGTGGGAGTGAACATACTGTACGTGTGGCCTTCCCATCGTCAACCTCACCCCTGAATCATACAGTGTCACACTGAGTCACATTGTGGGTCACTGTAGAGAAAAATGACACACCCTTGTGGATCAGCTGCTAAAACCTAAAAGCCAAGCTTTTTCAGACACTGGCTGTTTTGCACTCTTATGACCTCGTTATGGAGCTCTCAATGGTGAGGTTATACCACAGTGCTATGTACTGCACTTCCTTTAACATATTTGTATATCCAACTTCCTGGTGTTGTGAGAACTGAGTAATACAGCAGCTGAGCCCTTGGTGTCTGCTGTAGGGCAGTATACTCACCCCTGGCCTTGAAGGGTTGCAGGGAACcaccagtaataataataatataataataatatatgccatttagcagacgcttttatccaaagcgacttacagtcatgtgtgcatacattctacgtatgggtggtcccgggaatcaaacccactaccctggcgttacaagcgccatgctctaccaactgagctacagaaggaccaaac
Proteins encoded in this window:
- the inavab gene encoding innate immunity activator b isoform X1, whose product is MEGKEEISDTDSGIILHSGPDSPATIMKDVTTHTRAVKLKHQSLEDRLELCLLELKKLCIREAELTGRLSADYPLLPGEKPPQIRQRIGAAFKLEEQSIPQGAVNSELNSVEAELSLQLQIHKAVQRLCCEEHQSKAVKRSRLQQCKREEKKVKQLQDTAFQLRLQHGRSSPRPDCTSTQRDQGTSDDSSLSDSALLDEVEVISQSSQPSVELPHLGGPADPPQPPLDPSHPPGPSPHESPTTTPTLEELQSLFNTSLELEPPPIEHSPWTESSLDQPYQKTKKKSHSGSRKSSSPATTPVLPPVDTCCRDTALTLQFSSHLKLSYTQSNSAPSTPEMHLRRQLSLRLPNSEPPLNLDKDRGRTRVPRRLLTDYVVTSPGESPVLRAGYGNPIYHSSSETEDSNSEHSAPSYTSSPCREMPCDLPRQSQLTYKYQHSSPNDNHRPMAYPPGPGFYQNPQHQSNPSFHRGYYDDRMVYPSEMDMTRLYHGTPLPCHPSQYEHWYEEAPLHPQRALRSLPPHIRLSRAPSLREYPHHPSRGLPQQVVNEELKSWHQRKQFRPRSLDRQGEARVRSVQSPLTQHNKYHEQAPQRRVIQRAADGSPVQWFVDDDSEIISQV
- the inavab gene encoding innate immunity activator b isoform X3 — its product is MEGKEEISDTDSGIILHSGPDSPATIMKDVTTHTRAVKLKHQSLEDRLELCLLELKKLCIREAELTGRLSADYPLLPGEKPPQIRQRIGAAFKLEEQSIPQGAVNSELNSVEAELSLQLQIHKAVQRLCCEEHQSKAVKRSRLQQCKREEKKVKQLQDTAFQLRLQHGRSSPRPDCTSTQRDQGTSDDSSLSDSALLDEVEVISQSSQPSVELPHLGGPADPPQPPLDPSHPPGPSPHESPTTTPTLEELQSLFNTSLELEPPPIEHSPWTESSLDQPYQKTKKKSHSGSRKSSSPATTPVLPPVDTCCRDTALTLQFSSHLKLSYTQSNSAPSTPEMHLRRQLSLRLPNSEPPLNLDKDRGRTRVPRRLLTDYVVTSPGESPVLRAGYGNPIYHSSSETEDSNSEHSAPSYTSSPCREMPCDLPRQSQLTYKYQHSSPNDNHRPMAYPPGPGFYQNPQHQSNPSFHRGYYDDRMVYPSEMDMTRLYHGTPLPCHPSQYEHWYEEAPLHPQRALRSLPPHIRLSRAPSLREYPHHPSRGLPQQVVNEELKSWHQRKQFRPRSLDRQGEARVRSVQSPLTQHNKYHEQRVRCGNVHA
- the inavab gene encoding innate immunity activator b isoform X2, giving the protein MEGKEEISDTDSGIILHSGPDSPATIMKDVTTHTRAVKLKHQSLEDRLELCLLELKKLCIREAELTGRLSADYPLLPGEKPPQIRQRIGAAFKLEEQSIPQGAVNSELNSVEAELSLQLQIHKAVQRLCCEEHQSKAVKRSRLQQCKREEKKVKQLQDTAFQLRLQHGRSSPRPDCTSTQRDQGTSDDSSLSDSALLDEEVISQSSQPSVELPHLGGPADPPQPPLDPSHPPGPSPHESPTTTPTLEELQSLFNTSLELEPPPIEHSPWTESSLDQPYQKTKKKSHSGSRKSSSPATTPVLPPVDTCCRDTALTLQFSSHLKLSYTQSNSAPSTPEMHLRRQLSLRLPNSEPPLNLDKDRGRTRVPRRLLTDYVVTSPGESPVLRAGYGNPIYHSSSETEDSNSEHSAPSYTSSPCREMPCDLPRQSQLTYKYQHSSPNDNHRPMAYPPGPGFYQNPQHQSNPSFHRGYYDDRMVYPSEMDMTRLYHGTPLPCHPSQYEHWYEEAPLHPQRALRSLPPHIRLSRAPSLREYPHHPSRGLPQQVVNEELKSWHQRKQFRPRSLDRQGEARVRSVQSPLTQHNKYHEQAPQRRVIQRAADGSPVQWFVDDDSEIISQV